In Ignavibacteria bacterium, the sequence CCAGCTTAAACTGGGTAGTTGATTTCATAAAACAGTCATTTGAAAATTCAGCAAGTGTCATATTCGCTTTTTTATTGATAACTTCTTTTAATCTTGCTAGCTCCTGTTTAAAATGCGAATATGATCTTTTACTGGCAGCTCTTTCAATATAGTCAAAAATTGCATTATTATCCCCGAAAGGGTCTTCCTGGTAATAACATGAAACACCGCCATTATTGAACCAGCCAAAATCATACGGAGTATTATCCATTTCTTTTTTTGCTTCCTGAAGCAATGAATTAATTTTATCGGGTGTATCGCCGGAAAGTCCTGAAACAGTATTGAGAATGTATTTCCATACATAATCTGCTTCAATATCCTGGTTCGTCCATACACCGTCAAAATCTGATATTAATTTTACAATAGCCATAATATGCTTTTTAAATTACTGTAAATGTATTATTTTCGGGGATTAATTTTCAAATTTAACATTAATCTTCAATTAATTTAATGCAAGAATCCGGTTCAAATAATACCGCTTCAGGCTCTAAAAATATATCAGCAATTGTGATAGTTGCCGCACTTGGTTACTTTGTTGATATATATGACCTGATATTATTCAGCATTGTAAGGATATCATCGCTTAAATCGCTTGGCGTTACCGGAGATGCCCTGCTCTCTGACGGTGTATTGCTGCTGAACATGCAAATGGCAGGAATGTTAATTGGGGGAATATTATGGGGAGTGCTTGGTGATAAGCGCGGAAGAATATCAGTTCTGTTTGGCTCAATTATAATGTATTCAGTTGCCAATATTTTGAATGGATTCGTTATGGATGTGCAGCAATATGCGGTGTTAAGGGTTATTGCAGGTATCGGACTTGCAGGCGAGCTTGGAGCCGGGATAACTCTCGTTAGTGAAGTAATGAGCAAGGAATCCCGCGGATACGGAACAACTATAGTAGCATCAGTTGGTATCCTAGGAGCAGTTGTGGCTGCGCTTGTTGCAGATATGTTTGACTGGAGAACTGCATATTTTGTCGGCGGTGGAATGGGTTTATTATTATTATTTCTCAGAATTGGTGTTTATGAATCAGGTATGTTTAAGAACATAAAGAAAGATGAAATAAGCCGGGGTGAGTTCCTGCACCTGTTCACAAACTGGAGCCGGTTTAAAAAATATGTAAAGTGTATCCTTATTGGAGCTCCGCTTTGGTTTGTTGTTGGGATACTTATGACATTCAGTGATGCTTTTGCCAAACAGCTTGGTGTTGAAGGTGTAGCTCCGTCTAAATCAGTGATGTTCTGTTACATTGGCCTTGCAATAGGAGACCTGTTGAGCGGGTATTTGAGCCAGTATTTTAAAACACGCAAAAAAATAATTTTTATCTTTATTCTTGCCACCAATATCCTGATAGTTGTTTACCTGTTCTTTAATAACTTCGGTTCTTTCTATTTCTATACAATATGCCTTTTGCTTGGGGTTAGCTGCGGTTACTGGGCTGTATTTGTTACCAACGCTTCGGAACAGTTTGGAACAAATCTGCGCGCAACAGTTACCACTACAGTACCGAATTTTGTGAGAGGGGCAGTAGTGCCTTTGACGCTGCTTTTCCAGTTCCTGAATCCTTCAACCGGGATAATTTATTCAGCGGCTATAGTTGCAGGTATTGCATTGGTCCTGGCTTACTTTTCAGCTGCAAGGCTTGAAGAAACTTACAGTAAAGACCTGGACTATATTGAAATGATTTAAAGCAGCACTCTAAGTACAAAAATAATTATAGCTTTATAATATTATAAATATTAGCATTTCAGATTAATTACTTATATTTTAATTTGTACCCTATATTTTAATAATTTAATTTCCCGGAATTCTTAATGAAAAAAATTTTTCTGTATTTTTTTATTATTCTTTTTTATTTGATTGTAACGAATAATTCACATTCAAATTATACAACCCCCAACTCTTCAGTCAGCTGGAATTTGAATGACCTTGTTACAAATTCAGGCGGTGTTGTAACATTTTCATCCGGTACATACTTTGTAAATGATACTTTAACGGTATCATCATCTGATACACTGAAAATACTAACAAATGCGACAGTAAAATTTGCTTTTAATGTCATTTTTTTTGTAAACGGAACACTTATTGTAAATCCGGCAGATTCAGTAAAGTTCACTTCCATTGATACCACGCAGAAGTTCATGGATGTAAGGCTAGATGACCAAAGTGATGCCAGCGTTATCAATAAACTGATCTTTGAATATAGTTACAACGGCTTCAGGATGTTGGATTCAAGTCCGATTATAGAAAACAGCATTTTCAGATTTAACTGTAATGGCAATACAACAACATCAACAGCTATAAGTCTATTCAGATCAAATGTAACAATCAGAAATTGTAAAATCTACAGGAATTACCGCGTAGGTATAGCAGGTGGCACTAACATTGCAAATGCACCGCAGATATTGAACAATGAAATATTTGAAAACAATATCTTAAACGGTAATGTACCTCAGATCAATCTGGGTACAACAGGCTCAACTACAGCTATTATAAGAGGAAATTTGATCACTGGCGGTAACTCAATTCAGACAGGCGCTATAGCCGTTGCTGCATCATTAGGCGGTACAATAAATGTAATCATAGAAAACAATGTAATAAAACGAAACAGGTATGGCATAACAATTCAAGCGGGAGTTAGTAATGCAATTATTCGGGGTAATATAATTGATACTAATAATATTCAGAACAGTCCCAACCTGGGCGGAAGCGGAATTAACATAGTCGGTTCGGGAGTTACCGCAATTGTTTCAAAAAATTATATCAGAGGAAACCTATGGGGCATTACAACCCAGCAACGGGCAAACCTCATACTTGGTGACTTATCTAACTCTGATACAAACTATATTGGACTGAATCAAATATATGGTAACCATAATTCAGGTATATTTTATGATCTGTATAACAACACTATTAATCCGATCAAAGCGGAAAATAATTACTGGGGCACAACCAATATTGATACCGTTGAGGCTCATATTGTACACCAGCCTGATAATGATTCCGGTTTTGTGGATTACCTGCCTATTTGGACACTGACAGGTATTTCGCCTATTAATACAGAAATTCCATCAAAGTATATGTTGTACGATGCTTATCCAAACCCATTTAATCCTGAAACAAATATCAGGTTTGATATTCCTGAATCCGGAAATGTCAAAATAACCGTGTATGATCTAACTGGGCGGGAAATTGATG encodes:
- a CDS encoding MFS transporter, with translation MQESGSNNTASGSKNISAIVIVAALGYFVDIYDLILFSIVRISSLKSLGVTGDALLSDGVLLLNMQMAGMLIGGILWGVLGDKRGRISVLFGSIIMYSVANILNGFVMDVQQYAVLRVIAGIGLAGELGAGITLVSEVMSKESRGYGTTIVASVGILGAVVAALVADMFDWRTAYFVGGGMGLLLLFLRIGVYESGMFKNIKKDEISRGEFLHLFTNWSRFKKYVKCILIGAPLWFVVGILMTFSDAFAKQLGVEGVAPSKSVMFCYIGLAIGDLLSGYLSQYFKTRKKIIFIFILATNILIVVYLFFNNFGSFYFYTICLLLGVSCGYWAVFVTNASEQFGTNLRATVTTTVPNFVRGAVVPLTLLFQFLNPSTGIIYSAAIVAGIALVLAYFSAARLEETYSKDLDYIEMI
- a CDS encoding T9SS type A sorting domain-containing protein, which encodes MKKIFLYFFIILFYLIVTNNSHSNYTTPNSSVSWNLNDLVTNSGGVVTFSSGTYFVNDTLTVSSSDTLKILTNATVKFAFNVIFFVNGTLIVNPADSVKFTSIDTTQKFMDVRLDDQSDASVINKLIFEYSYNGFRMLDSSPIIENSIFRFNCNGNTTTSTAISLFRSNVTIRNCKIYRNYRVGIAGGTNIANAPQILNNEIFENNILNGNVPQINLGTTGSTTAIIRGNLITGGNSIQTGAIAVAASLGGTINVIIENNVIKRNRYGITIQAGVSNAIIRGNIIDTNNIQNSPNLGGSGINIVGSGVTAIVSKNYIRGNLWGITTQQRANLILGDLSNSDTNYIGLNQIYGNHNSGIFYDLYNNTINPIKAENNYWGTTNIDTVEAHIVHQPDNDSGFVDYLPIWTLTGISPINTEIPSKYMLYDAYPNPFNPETNIRFDIPESGNVKITVYDLTGREIDVLFDQFVNSGKYEIKFNGESYSSGVYFYSIRTDKFANTKKLVLVK